In a single window of the Vitis vinifera cultivar Pinot Noir 40024 chromosome 6, ASM3070453v1 genome:
- the LOC100245027 gene encoding dehydrogenase FPY6 isoform X1: MENPPQIAVLGGGIFVRTQYIPRLAEISHLFVLKAIWSRSQESANITVELARKNFPDVECKWGEDGLDEIINDSSITGVAVVLAGQFQVEMSLRLLKAGKHVLQEKPAAASISEAETALSHYNSICASIPGQPIWAVAENYRFEPAFVECKKLMEEIGDMMSIQVIVEGSMNSSNPYFSSSWRRNFTGGFILDMGVHFIAGLRMLVGCEIASVSAITSHVDTMLPPPDNISSVFQLENGCSGVFVMVVSTRAPKIFWRVVGLKGTLQLERGNKEGSHGYQFSFHGADGQCKSSFYPFSGVTEELKTFIHDISQATLKKGSSYEAETRLSFVEGARDVAILDAMLESGMRQGALIQVKKF, from the exons ATGGAGAACCCACCTCAGATCGCCGTTCTTGGTGGTGGTATCTTTGTAAGGACTCAGTACATTCCCAGATTGGCTGAGATCTCTCATCTCTTTGTTCTCAAAGCTATTTGGAGCCGTTCCCAG GAATCTGCCAATATCACTGTTGAGCTTGCCCGGAAAAATTTTCCTGATGTAGAATGTAAGTGGGGTGAAGATGGTCTTGATGAGATTATTAATGATTCTTCTATAACTGGGGTTGCAGTGGTTCTTGCCGGACAGTTTCAG GTGGAGATGTCACTTAGACTGCTAAAGGCAGGGAAGCATGTTCTTCAAG AGAAACCGGCAGCAGCTT CTATTAGTGAGGCAGAAACTGCACTCTCACACTACAATTCAATTTGTGCCAGCATCCCTGGCCAACCTATTTGGGCTGTTGCAGAGAATTACCGGTTTGAACCTGCTTTTGTTGAG TGCAAGAAACTAATGGAAGAGATTGGAGATATGATGAGCATCCAAGTTATTGTTGAGGGATCAATGAACAGTTCAAACCCTTATTTCTCAAGTTCTTGGAGACGCAATTTTACA GGTGGTTTCATTCTGGATATGGGGGTACATTTCATTGCAGGATTGAGGATG CTTGTTGGATGTGAAATTGCCTCAGTTTCGGCTATCACTTCTCATGTAGATACGATGCTGCCTCCACCGGATAACATATCCTCTGTCTT TCAACTGGAGAATGGATGTTCTGGTGTCTTTGTAATGGTAGTTTCCACGAGGGCTCCTAAG ATATTCTGGCGAGTTGTTGGCTTAAAAGGAACACTGCAACTTGAGCGAGGGAACAAAGAGGGAAGTCATGGTTACCAG TTTTCATTTCATGGTGCTGATGGGCAATGCAAAAGCTCCTTCTACCCGTTCAGTGGGGTGACTGAggaattaaaaacttttatacatGACATTTCACAGGCCACCCTTAAG AAGGGAAGTAGCTATGAAGCCGAAACCCGCCTCTCCTTTGTTGAAGGTGCCCGGGATGTTGCTATTCTAGATGCAATGCTTGAATCTGGGATGAGGCAGGGAGCCCTTATTCAGGTGAAAAAGTTTTAG
- the LOC100245027 gene encoding dehydrogenase FPY6 isoform X2: MENPPQIAVLGGGIFVRTQYIPRLAEISHLFVLKAIWSRSQESANITVELARKNFPDVECKWGEDGLDEIINDSSITGVAVVLAGQFQVEMSLRLLKAGKHVLQEKPAAASISEAETALSHYNSICASIPGQPIWAVAENYRFEPAFVECKKLMEEIGDMMSIQVIVEGSMNSSNPYFSSSWRRNFTGGFILDMGVHFIAGLRMLVGCEIASVSAITSHVDTMLPPPDNISSVFQLENGCSGVFVMVVSTRAPKIFWRVVGLKGTLQLERGNKEGSHGYQKGSSYEAETRLSFVEGARDVAILDAMLESGMRQGALIQVKKF, encoded by the exons ATGGAGAACCCACCTCAGATCGCCGTTCTTGGTGGTGGTATCTTTGTAAGGACTCAGTACATTCCCAGATTGGCTGAGATCTCTCATCTCTTTGTTCTCAAAGCTATTTGGAGCCGTTCCCAG GAATCTGCCAATATCACTGTTGAGCTTGCCCGGAAAAATTTTCCTGATGTAGAATGTAAGTGGGGTGAAGATGGTCTTGATGAGATTATTAATGATTCTTCTATAACTGGGGTTGCAGTGGTTCTTGCCGGACAGTTTCAG GTGGAGATGTCACTTAGACTGCTAAAGGCAGGGAAGCATGTTCTTCAAG AGAAACCGGCAGCAGCTT CTATTAGTGAGGCAGAAACTGCACTCTCACACTACAATTCAATTTGTGCCAGCATCCCTGGCCAACCTATTTGGGCTGTTGCAGAGAATTACCGGTTTGAACCTGCTTTTGTTGAG TGCAAGAAACTAATGGAAGAGATTGGAGATATGATGAGCATCCAAGTTATTGTTGAGGGATCAATGAACAGTTCAAACCCTTATTTCTCAAGTTCTTGGAGACGCAATTTTACA GGTGGTTTCATTCTGGATATGGGGGTACATTTCATTGCAGGATTGAGGATG CTTGTTGGATGTGAAATTGCCTCAGTTTCGGCTATCACTTCTCATGTAGATACGATGCTGCCTCCACCGGATAACATATCCTCTGTCTT TCAACTGGAGAATGGATGTTCTGGTGTCTTTGTAATGGTAGTTTCCACGAGGGCTCCTAAG ATATTCTGGCGAGTTGTTGGCTTAAAAGGAACACTGCAACTTGAGCGAGGGAACAAAGAGGGAAGTCATGGTTACCAG AAGGGAAGTAGCTATGAAGCCGAAACCCGCCTCTCCTTTGTTGAAGGTGCCCGGGATGTTGCTATTCTAGATGCAATGCTTGAATCTGGGATGAGGCAGGGAGCCCTTATTCAGGTGAAAAAGTTTTAG